The nucleotide sequence CGTGGGGATAGGCAGCATAACAATAAATACCGCTAGGCAACCGTAAATTCCCTAGCATGAATCGATTTAACATGCCCGCGGGAGCGGAGGGCAGGCCACTCAGGTCGCCAGCGACTCTCCTCCGACTCCGGCTGAGATTCCGAGCCAggcagccagccagccaggtACACATAATTTCCTGCCCGGTCTCGAGAAGTGTGCCAGGTGGGGACAATCGAGTGTAGAGATTTAGCAGTGACAGTTACACTTTTTACCAAGCGCTTCTTGTATATTTCACTTCTTACGCAATCTTTATCCAATCCCAGACAGAAAGATGTTGCCCAACCTGAAGTCGCGCCGTATCAGCGGCCTCCAGCTGGCCGGGAAACACTTGGGTCCTGTGGCCAAGTGCCCGCCCAGGTATTCCGAGGAGGACTGGGACTATAACAACAAGATCAAGTTTCGAATCACCTGCGACCAGGAGAAGCTGGCCGAGCGGATCGTCGAGTGAGTATATCGGGAGTGAAATGGTATCCCTGGGAGCGGATTCAAGTTGGTGACCCTATTTCGTCTAGGGAGTCGCGTCGCGTCGTGGACGAAACGAAGGATACGACCAAGAACTGGCAGCGCGAGGTGGAGCATCATATGCGTGAGAGGACTAGCGAGATTCGATTTTTGGTGGATGAGCTGAATCGGCAGAAGAAAACCGCCGCTCTGGAGGATGAGGCCCTGAACACCTATCGCAATCGGGTGCTGAACTGCATTGAGTTTCTCAAGGATAAGTCGTTGGCTATTTGCAAGCAGTGCCTTATCCTTCGGGAGGGCAGGATAGGGGTGGATCTCTGCGACGATGAGGTGGACCGCTCCTTGCGCCGCGAGCTGAAGGTGATCAAGGGCTGCCAGGGATTGGCCGATGCTGCCCTGAAGGAGGCCGAGGAGCAGATTCGCAAGCTCCGCGGCGCCATCTATCTGCTGGATCAGGATCTAGCCGCCAAGGACAAGTCGCTGGCCATCGATGAGAAGAACTTGAAGCTCAAGGAGTTCCAGCATGATCTGGCTAAGGGTTCGGATTTATCCAAGCAGCACTGGTAGGTTTAACCCACTTTTTCTATTGGGACTGAGAATTCAATTGCGAACTTTCAAATATTTCGCATTGAAAAGTTAAATTcttaatttaaatgttttaatataTAGTTTGACCTTATTAGACTTCTTCTTGTTTTCTTCAATTCTCTGTTTACGTTTAAATATGGTTTACAAATCTATTCGATTCTAAGAAATGTTTTtgaactttaattttaatgataCAATTACTGTTTTCTAATATTCCAATATTTATGCCTTTGACCtaaaagtataaaaatgtCATAACTTGTATTACAAAGTCAAGTAGTTAATATACCTCTTAAGTTATGGATTGAGGAAGgtcaaatttaataataaaaccGCAGTTTCCTAGGTGATATTCGATAGAATTGTCCTGGTACTATTGAAGTGTAATTTTGTGATTAATTTGCAcctagttatatatataaatcgACCTGATTGTTGCCATGACTCCATGACTTTCTCTATGTTTCCACCCACCCTCTTCCTCCAAACAGCCAATTTTCGCTGACCGAGTGGCAGGCGCAGACGTACGAGAATCTGGAGGCTAACGCCAAGGCTTTGGTCTCTGCCGGGCAACTGCGGGCCTACATCGATCTCCTGCTGAAGCAGGTCTGCGAGGACATGCAGAACCAGACGGACAGGACCAACGAGGCCTTCGAGCGCAGGATTTCGGAGACGAAGCACGTAAAGCAGTGCCTGGAGAACAAGCACAAGGACACCATGGACCACATCCACCAGGTGCAGCGCAACATGACCGAGCTGGAGAAGGAGATGATGGACAAGCAGAGGGCCATCACCCTGTGCCAGACGAGGCTGAGCAATCGAGCCCACCGTCCCGGATTGGAGCTGACCTGCGACATGGTCCAGGATGCCCTCTACAACGAACTACAGGCCCTGAAGGCATCCGTCTGCAAGCTCAACCAGAAGCTGAACGAGAACAAGGCCTCCATGCGGTACCTGATGCACGTCCAGGTGATGCAGGAGGAGGAGATCAACATCAAGGCGAACACCTGCAAGATCGACGAGGTCGACTGCATGACTCTGCGACAGGCCCTGAAATATCAAACCTTTTAGTCGGGCAGCACTACCTTCAGTACCGCACACAGTAGTCGCCACCAGCCACCATTAATCAAATTAGATGCATGTGCATTTCGTGTTCGATcccaaattaattaataaattgaaATTCACTTTCGATTTCCAGTTACCAAGAAAGGTTATTTGTTGGGGGATTTGATGGAGAAATAAACATTGGAGTAAAATAGCCCTTTTAGTAGTCCACTAAATTTGGAAACAATTTGGGTTCTTTAATGCTCTTAATCCATTTACTT is from Drosophila suzukii chromosome 3, CBGP_Dsuzu_IsoJpt1.0, whole genome shotgun sequence and encodes:
- the Tektin-C gene encoding tektin-1 isoform X1; amino-acid sequence: MNRFNMPAGAEGRPLRSPATLLRLRLRFRARQPASQVHIISCPVSRSVPDRKMLPNLKSRRISGLQLAGKHLGPVAKCPPRYSEEDWDYNNKIKFRITCDQEKLAERIVEESRRVVDETKDTTKNWQREVEHHMRERTSEIRFLVDELNRQKKTAALEDEALNTYRNRVLNCIEFLKDKSLAICKQCLILREGRIGVDLCDDEVDRSLRRELKVIKGCQGLADAALKEAEEQIRKLRGAIYLLDQDLAAKDKSLAIDEKNLKLKEFQHDLAKGSDLSKQHCQFSLTEWQAQTYENLEANAKALVSAGQLRAYIDLLLKQVCEDMQNQTDRTNEAFERRISETKHVKQCLENKHKDTMDHIHQVQRNMTELEKEMMDKQRAITLCQTRLSNRAHRPGLELTCDMVQDALYNELQALKASVCKLNQKLNENKASMRYLMHVQVMQEEEINIKANTCKIDEVDCMTLRQALKYQTF
- the Tektin-C gene encoding tektin-1 isoform X2 encodes the protein MLPNLKSRRISGLQLAGKHLGPVAKCPPRYSEEDWDYNNKIKFRITCDQEKLAERIVEESRRVVDETKDTTKNWQREVEHHMRERTSEIRFLVDELNRQKKTAALEDEALNTYRNRVLNCIEFLKDKSLAICKQCLILREGRIGVDLCDDEVDRSLRRELKVIKGCQGLADAALKEAEEQIRKLRGAIYLLDQDLAAKDKSLAIDEKNLKLKEFQHDLAKGSDLSKQHCQFSLTEWQAQTYENLEANAKALVSAGQLRAYIDLLLKQVCEDMQNQTDRTNEAFERRISETKHVKQCLENKHKDTMDHIHQVQRNMTELEKEMMDKQRAITLCQTRLSNRAHRPGLELTCDMVQDALYNELQALKASVCKLNQKLNENKASMRYLMHVQVMQEEEINIKANTCKIDEVDCMTLRQALKYQTF